One window of Mycoplasma parvum str. Indiana genomic DNA carries:
- the rpsG gene encoding 30S ribosomal protein S7 — protein sequence MRKKRKLKKHKILPDTKYNSTLVSKAINVVMWDGKKQLARRIIYGAFEKIEQRTGKPALEVFQLALKNVAPSIELKTRKVRGSNYQVPVESTPERRETLALRWIIRFSRKRDERTIIDALCAEIIDASNNTGLSIKKKIEVIKTAESNKAFAYYRA from the coding sequence ATAAGAAAAAAAAGAAAATTAAAAAAACACAAAATTCTTCCAGATACGAAATATAATTCCACACTAGTTTCTAAAGCTATTAATGTTGTTATGTGAGATGGAAAAAAACAACTGGCTAGAAGAATAATTTATGGGGCTTTTGAAAAAATAGAGCAAAGAACGGGAAAACCTGCTTTAGAAGTTTTTCAATTAGCCCTAAAAAATGTTGCTCCAAGTATTGAATTAAAAACTAGAAAAGTTAGAGGCTCTAACTACCAAGTTCCTGTAGAATCAACTCCTGAAAGAAGAGAAACACTAGCTTTACGATGAATAATTAGATTTAGTAGAAAAAGAGATGAACGAACTATTATTGATGCTCTTTGCGCGGAAATAATAGATGCCTCAAATAATACGGGCCTTTCTATAAAGAAAAAAATAGAAGTTATTAAGACAGCGGAAAGTAATAAAGCTTTCGCTTATTACAGGGCTTAA
- the rpsL gene encoding 30S ribosomal protein S12 gives MPTLTQLAKYGRQRKKKKSKSQALQESWNSLKKKPIKRPNPFKRAVCLKVSTMTPKKPNSALRKFAKVRVSNNHEVLAYIPGEGHNLQEHHVVMIRGGRVKDLPGVKYHIVRGKLDTAPVEKRKKERSKYGVKREKKA, from the coding sequence ATTCCAACTCTAACACAGTTAGCTAAATACGGAAGACAGAGAAAGAAGAAGAAATCTAAGTCTCAAGCTCTTCAAGAGAGCTGAAACTCTCTCAAGAAAAAACCAATCAAACGACCAAATCCTTTCAAGAGAGCTGTTTGTTTAAAAGTTTCTACCATGACTCCAAAAAAACCTAATTCAGCTCTTAGAAAATTCGCTAAAGTTAGAGTTTCTAATAATCATGAAGTGTTAGCTTATATTCCTGGAGAAGGACATAATCTTCAAGAACACCATGTTGTCATGATTAGAGGAGGCAGAGTTAAAGATTTGCCGGGAGTTAAGTATCACATTGTAAGAGGTAAATTAGATACAGCTCCTGTAGAAAAAAGAAAAAAAGAAAGATCAAAATATGGTGTTAAAAGAGAAAAGAAAGCTTAA
- a CDS encoding HIT family protein, translated as MFKKDCVFCQISSDLENNDKVLKNGKKVFLLPDIKPISQGHALIITKEHFSDLSASSDEALEEAIILAKEYANSLLKKHPEIKGFNYISNQGVEAKQVVFHFHLHVIPRW; from the coding sequence ATGTTTAAAAAAGATTGTGTTTTTTGCCAAATCTCTTCGGATTTGGAAAATAACGATAAAGTATTAAAAAATGGAAAAAAAGTTTTCCTTCTTCCCGATATTAAACCTATAAGTCAGGGACATGCTTTAATAATCACTAAAGAGCATTTTTCAGATTTATCTGCTTCTTCCGATGAAGCATTAGAAGAAGCTATTATCTTAGCTAAAGAATATGCTAATTCTTTATTAAAAAAACATCCAGAAATTAAGGGATTTAACTATATTTCTAATCAAGGGGTTGAGGCCAAACAAGTTGTTTTTCATTTTCATTTACATGTAATTCCTAGATGGTAA
- a CDS encoding CDP-alcohol phosphatidyltransferase family protein: MLTVSRFVFGFLSIVFYMVFLLKGWKNQESKGITNFYNPFFTLGFLTLFFSLITDCFDGILARKWHCESNFGKLYDPLADKLIVSSFLILFSTRNIVHWLIPFLSITREIIVEIVRYKLKKVYVILQASNTAKYKTAIQFVVIFIIYLFFSYSNNVWGDILFIPSLLFSFHSLSKYLQIYWKYY, encoded by the coding sequence TTACTTACAGTTTCGAGATTTGTTTTCGGGTTTTTGTCAATTGTTTTTTATATGGTTTTTTTATTGAAAGGATGAAAAAATCAAGAGTCAAAAGGAATTACAAATTTTTATAACCCTTTCTTCACTTTAGGATTTTTAACTCTATTTTTTTCTCTTATAACTGATTGTTTTGATGGTATTTTAGCAAGAAAATGACATTGTGAATCCAATTTTGGAAAGTTATATGATCCTTTAGCTGACAAGCTTATTGTTTCTAGTTTTTTAATACTTTTTTCAACTAGAAATATTGTTCATTGATTAATTCCCTTTCTCTCTATTACTAGAGAAATTATTGTAGAAATAGTTAGATATAAACTAAAAAAAGTTTATGTTATATTACAAGCGAGTAATACAGCTAAATATAAAACTGCTATTCAATTTGTAGTAATATTCATTATTTATCTTTTTTTCTCCTATAGCAATAATGTCTGGGGAGATATTTTATTTATCCCTTCCTTATTATTTAGCTTTCACTCTTTATCTAAATATTTACAAATTTATTGAAAATATTATTAG
- the cdaM gene encoding diadenylate cyclase CdaM has translation MSWNTKDIWVVVISLSTFLLLFYYVSIERVWFKKYVWKLFRRKNISDSEFENFVYHFGEVLFKFSKRKIGALIVIEKFQNLQKYISLGYEVKSKFFPDFLYNIFFNKASSMHDGGVIIRGMEIMSISSYFPITSDKNIPNEYGSRHRAAMGISGRTDALAFLVSESSGKIMISQDGKINSLDNSNINLLIKKLKELLSFYIE, from the coding sequence ATGAGTTGAAATACTAAAGATATATGAGTTGTTGTTATTTCTTTATCTACATTTCTTTTACTTTTTTATTATGTTTCAATTGAAAGAGTTTGATTTAAAAAATATGTTTGAAAGCTTTTCAGAAGAAAAAATATTTCTGATTCAGAATTTGAAAATTTTGTTTATCACTTCGGAGAAGTATTATTTAAATTCTCCAAAAGGAAAATAGGCGCTCTTATAGTTATTGAAAAATTTCAAAATCTACAAAAATATATTAGTTTAGGTTATGAGGTTAAATCAAAATTTTTTCCCGATTTTTTATACAATATTTTTTTTAATAAAGCTTCATCAATGCATGATGGAGGGGTAATAATTAGAGGGATGGAAATTATGTCTATTTCTTCTTATTTTCCTATTACTTCAGATAAAAATATTCCTAATGAATATGGCTCTAGACATAGAGCAGCTATGGGAATTTCTGGAAGAACTGATGCATTAGCTTTTTTAGTTTCAGAAAGTAGTGGAAAAATAATGATTTCTCAGGATGGAAAAATTAATAGTTTGGATAATAGCAATATAAATCTTTTGATTAAAAAATTAAAAGAATTACTTTCTTTTTATATAGAATAG
- a CDS encoding magnesium transporter, producing the protein MTRKEIFLSSKHDRLCNKLFVKLSRAYEFRNYAAIKSLINHNSISVLVRALEKLSNYELINIAILALEQDRMRDFFLSFSDAYKLGILNTMRPIMLSKLLAQMQADQVVELLSMVDSNLSKKIIYLASPELRKNVSIISNFSHSQIGSIMNTSVLTIPENLKISQALTYIRKRRHRLELHNELFVVNLSREVVGLITLQDLFFSPNNSLTIQEIMEKDYITFPATNQIGEIIDAFQKYPVSSIAVLNERNQILGVVNNKDILPEIVEESMEDVYKFYGIVNLTHSYMKSTTWEVVRSRLFWLIILLFATTLTTFIIEKFEKMGMSWTFGLSSAILVPLIPLITDMCGNSGSQTVASIIQSFASNELKGSDFWQVFKKELKIAIAVGGIVSLMNFARLLVYYSIFPIDTSRIGKNQEALTSASILTAASSSSSVNDKSYNPKWLGVVGSFVSSLSLFFVIILSKLLGVVIPYIAHKFKKDPAALTTPVLTTILDAIGALIFFAIGILVIYSSTNLLMNSSPVLANKASLSNLSIFS; encoded by the coding sequence ATGACAAGAAAAGAAATCTTTCTCTCCTCTAAACATGATCGTTTATGTAATAAATTATTTGTAAAGCTTTCTAGAGCTTATGAATTTAGAAATTATGCTGCTATTAAAAGTCTCATTAATCATAACTCAATATCTGTTTTAGTTAGAGCTTTAGAAAAGCTCTCTAACTACGAATTAATTAATATTGCAATACTTGCTTTAGAGCAAGATAGAATGAGAGATTTTTTTCTCTCTTTTTCTGATGCTTATAAATTGGGAATTTTGAATACCATGAGACCTATAATGCTTTCTAAATTGCTTGCGCAAATGCAAGCAGACCAAGTAGTAGAGTTACTTTCTATGGTAGATAGTAATCTTTCGAAGAAAATTATTTATCTAGCTTCTCCAGAATTAAGAAAAAATGTAAGCATAATTAGTAATTTCTCTCATTCCCAAATAGGGAGTATTATGAATACTAGCGTTTTGACTATTCCAGAAAATTTAAAAATATCTCAAGCTTTAACTTATATAAGAAAAAGGAGACATAGATTGGAGCTTCATAATGAATTATTTGTAGTTAATTTATCTAGAGAAGTAGTAGGACTTATTACTTTGCAAGATTTATTCTTTAGTCCCAATAATTCTTTAACTATTCAGGAAATTATGGAAAAAGACTACATAACCTTTCCAGCTACAAATCAAATTGGTGAAATTATTGATGCTTTCCAAAAATATCCAGTTTCATCTATAGCTGTATTAAATGAAAGAAATCAAATATTAGGAGTAGTAAATAATAAGGATATACTTCCAGAAATTGTTGAAGAAAGTATGGAAGATGTTTATAAGTTTTATGGAATTGTCAATCTTACACATTCTTATATGAAATCTACAACTTGAGAAGTTGTAAGATCTAGACTATTTTGATTAATTATTTTGCTTTTTGCTACCACTCTTACAACTTTCATAATTGAAAAGTTTGAAAAAATGGGAATGAGTTGAACTTTTGGATTATCTTCAGCGATTTTGGTCCCTTTAATTCCTTTAATAACTGACATGTGTGGTAATTCAGGTAGCCAAACAGTCGCCTCGATAATTCAATCTTTTGCAAGTAATGAACTAAAAGGTAGTGATTTTTGGCAGGTATTTAAAAAAGAATTAAAAATTGCCATTGCTGTCGGAGGAATTGTTTCATTAATGAATTTTGCTAGATTATTAGTATACTATAGTATTTTTCCAATTGATACCTCAAGAATTGGAAAAAATCAAGAGGCATTAACCTCAGCTTCAATATTAACTGCCGCCTCCTCATCTTCTAGTGTTAATGATAAGAGTTATAATCCCAAGTGACTGGGAGTTGTAGGCTCTTTCGTTTCTTCTTTATCTTTGTTTTTTGTAATTATTCTTTCTAAACTTCTAGGTGTTGTAATTCCTTATATTGCACATAAATTTAAAAAAGATCCTGCAGCCTTAACTACTCCAGTTTTAACTACAATTCTAGATGCAATAGGAGCCTTAATATTTTTTGCCATAGGTATATTGGTGATTTATTCCAGTACTAATTTGTTAATGAATAGTTCTCCAGTACTTGCAAATAAGGCTTCTCTTTCTAATTTGTCCATTTTTTCTTAA
- a CDS encoding phosphate ABC transporter ATP-binding protein: MKLKKKKSFLKAKIILFVKKIKERKDKKRKLLFSSTSAEDYLVFQDFSLWAEEGWRKKKRKLLLREINLVFEKNKIYGIIGPSGAGKSLLLSSMTKGIFGVEAIKKYVWRGKIFYRGTEILRSSFPIELLRKKIGWIRQSPTLLPLTIKENILFALRARGLNNQALLNKKIEEILKECALWEELKDRLDTLPINTLSIGQSQRLCIARALVLEPELLLLDEPTSSLDPASTAKIEQLILKLSKKMTIILVSHSLSQVKHIADYTIFLKDGKILESGETPSLFISPKTQELQNFILGKY, translated from the coding sequence ATGAAATTAAAAAAGAAAAAATCTTTTTTAAAAGCGAAAATTATTCTTTTTGTTAAAAAAATAAAAGAAAGAAAAGATAAAAAAAGAAAACTTTTATTTTCTTCTACTTCAGCAGAAGATTATTTAGTGTTTCAAGATTTTTCTCTTTGAGCTGAAGAAGGATGAAGAAAGAAAAAGAGAAAATTACTTCTTCGGGAGATAAATTTAGTTTTTGAAAAAAACAAAATTTATGGAATTATAGGGCCTTCAGGGGCTGGGAAATCTCTACTTTTATCTTCCATGACAAAAGGTATTTTTGGAGTAGAAGCTATTAAAAAATATGTTTGAAGGGGAAAAATTTTTTATAGAGGGACTGAAATTTTGCGCTCTTCCTTTCCAATTGAATTATTGAGAAAAAAAATTGGTTGAATTAGGCAGAGCCCAACTCTATTGCCTTTAACCATTAAAGAAAACATTTTATTTGCTTTAAGAGCTAGAGGATTAAATAATCAAGCTCTATTAAATAAAAAAATAGAAGAAATATTAAAAGAATGCGCTTTATGAGAAGAATTAAAAGATAGATTGGATACTTTACCCATAAATACTCTTTCAATTGGACAATCACAAAGATTATGCATTGCGAGAGCTTTAGTGCTTGAACCTGAATTGCTCCTATTAGATGAACCTACTAGTTCATTAGATCCAGCTTCTACAGCTAAAATAGAGCAATTGATTTTAAAGTTATCTAAAAAAATGACAATTATTCTAGTTTCCCATTCACTTTCTCAAGTGAAACATATCGCGGATTATACAATTTTCTTAAAAGATGGAAAAATTCTAGAATCAGGAGAAACTCCTTCCTTATTTATATCTCCAAAAACTCAAGAATTACAAAACTTTATATTAGGTAAGTACTAA
- a CDS encoding amino acid permease yields MSQAYFFKEEKNLLGKKQLFILSLSSMIGIGVFIKSRNLNELANFEFLPIIFLFLFAAIIISAMIFLFIKLIQNSSTTGRSFIEWVEKYCGKDFVAWSVRFTKDFALPIGIITTSIYLLKWIAGTNFLWVWEISALSLVIAALIMSLNVFSFKISEKFQRTLFIFIIFSLLFVAIMGLISIFQETNSNPKISRNNENKLEGLNSLSSWTILLSGLPAIFFMYDGFYSVLSLKEQAKLKTSFTKIILYSLYTITAIYLLIISITLLGDKEKGYFLNFQIFKDKNWKDVLTILIFLTFASSLNIACMCSQQQLLQLHYKYDFSDLHWIRKRLLNRGKNLMNFHFECKLSGLFHLIKNMFICVFLMSLITQLNYWISPSSAGSIFWDLNDMLAEQISLFIFVILGAVIWKSRNQNNFRFYKLLHYLVSFSIFGAILYYFLNTLIEFAWNTTFSSFMKIVLFLVMIIIPAIPYLKTILFRNRSEGRIIRFKRENQLLNNTFSQ; encoded by the coding sequence ATGAGTCAAGCTTATTTTTTTAAAGAAGAAAAAAATCTTCTCGGAAAAAAACAATTATTTATTCTCTCTCTTTCTTCAATGATTGGCATTGGAGTGTTTATTAAATCGAGAAATTTAAATGAATTAGCAAATTTTGAATTTTTGCCCATTATTTTTCTTTTTTTATTTGCAGCAATAATTATCTCTGCTATGATTTTTTTATTCATTAAATTAATTCAAAATTCTTCCACAACTGGTAGAAGTTTTATTGAATGAGTAGAAAAATATTGCGGAAAAGATTTCGTAGCATGATCAGTAAGATTTACAAAAGATTTTGCTCTTCCAATAGGAATTATTACTACTTCTATTTATTTACTCAAATGAATTGCTGGTACGAATTTTTTATGAGTTTGAGAGATATCTGCCCTATCTTTAGTAATAGCTGCATTAATTATGAGTTTGAATGTCTTTTCATTCAAAATATCCGAAAAATTTCAAAGAACTTTATTTATTTTTATTATTTTCTCTCTGTTATTTGTTGCAATTATGGGACTTATTTCAATCTTTCAGGAAACAAATTCAAACCCCAAAATATCAAGGAATAATGAAAATAAGCTAGAAGGTTTAAATAGTTTAAGTAGTTGAACAATTCTATTATCGGGTTTACCAGCTATATTTTTTATGTATGATGGTTTTTATTCTGTTCTTTCCTTAAAAGAACAAGCAAAATTAAAAACATCATTTACAAAAATTATTCTTTATTCTCTTTACACCATTACAGCTATTTATTTATTAATTATTTCTATCACCCTTTTGGGCGATAAAGAAAAAGGTTATTTCTTAAATTTTCAAATATTTAAAGATAAGAATTGAAAAGATGTTTTAACAATTCTGATTTTTTTAACTTTCGCTTCTAGTTTAAATATTGCATGTATGTGTAGTCAACAACAATTACTTCAATTACATTACAAATATGATTTTTCTGATTTACATTGAATTAGAAAAAGATTGTTAAATAGGGGAAAAAATCTAATGAATTTCCACTTTGAATGTAAATTAAGTGGATTATTCCATTTAATTAAAAATATGTTTATTTGTGTTTTTTTAATGTCTTTAATTACTCAATTAAATTATTGAATTTCTCCTAGTAGTGCAGGAAGCATATTTTGAGATTTAAATGATATGTTAGCTGAACAAATATCTTTATTTATATTTGTTATTCTTGGGGCAGTTATTTGAAAAAGTAGAAATCAGAATAATTTCCGATTTTATAAGTTATTACATTATTTAGTTTCTTTCAGTATTTTTGGCGCTATTCTTTACTATTTTCTTAACACTTTAATAGAATTTGCATGAAATACAACATTTTCATCTTTCATGAAAATTGTTTTATTTCTTGTAATGATAATTATTCCAGCTATTCCATATTTAAAAACTATTTTATTTAGAAATAGAAGTGAAGGAAGAATTATTAGATTTAAAAGAGAAAATCAATTACTTAATAATACTTTTTCACAATAA
- the rplQ gene encoding 50S ribosomal protein L17 has product MSYQPRRPLDSARRKMITRQQCSDLISYGKIITKLSFARTTQRYFEKLITLSKDSNIVAKRKAYSIVLRTPKHTRQQLVQKLFEEIGKKYQNRKGGYTRLLKTSKGFLIQLV; this is encoded by the coding sequence ATGTCTTATCAACCTAGAAGGCCTTTAGATTCTGCTAGAAGAAAAATGATAACTAGACAGCAATGTTCTGATTTAATCTCTTATGGAAAAATAATTACTAAATTAAGTTTTGCTAGAACAACTCAAAGATATTTTGAAAAATTAATCACTCTTTCTAAGGATAGTAATATTGTAGCTAAAAGAAAGGCTTATTCAATAGTTTTAAGAACTCCAAAACATACAAGACAACAATTAGTTCAAAAATTATTTGAAGAAATTGGTAAAAAATATCAAAACAGAAAAGGAGGGTATACCAGATTATTAAAAACTTCTAAAGGTTTTTTAATTCAACTAGTTTAA
- a CDS encoding HPr family phosphocarrier protein yields MKIVEYVIQDPVGLHARPASKLVQSLSKYKSRIFLIFNAKSANAKSIINLMSLGVTGGSRVTFEIEGEDEEELATSIVKILSEFGI; encoded by the coding sequence ATGAAAATTGTTGAATATGTAATACAAGATCCAGTAGGTCTTCATGCGAGGCCAGCCTCTAAATTAGTTCAATCTCTTTCTAAATACAAATCCAGAATTTTTTTAATATTTAATGCTAAATCAGCTAATGCTAAATCAATTATTAATTTAATGTCTTTGGGAGTTACTGGAGGTTCTCGGGTTACTTTTGAAATTGAAGGGGAAGATGAAGAGGAACTTGCGACCTCAATAGTTAAAATACTTTCTGAATTTGGAATTTAA
- a CDS encoding 50S ribosomal protein L19, protein MNLLELKKYFYEFQGDPVKSEVFKNIKSGDIVLVYERILDDKKKERIQKFSGILIRKRGSYLGENILLREKLKNHWVEKSYFIHSPLVQKIEKVKTGRSRRAYLSYLRDYEELPIKLKRLKAKEIKNK, encoded by the coding sequence ATGAATCTATTGGAGTTAAAAAAATATTTTTATGAATTTCAAGGGGATCCTGTTAAATCAGAGGTGTTTAAAAATATTAAATCTGGAGATATAGTTTTAGTTTATGAGAGAATTCTAGATGACAAGAAAAAAGAAAGAATTCAAAAATTTAGTGGAATTTTAATTAGAAAAAGAGGAAGTTATTTAGGAGAAAATATTTTATTGAGGGAAAAATTAAAAAATCATTGAGTTGAAAAATCCTATTTTATTCACTCTCCTTTAGTGCAAAAAATAGAAAAAGTAAAAACAGGTAGATCTAGAAGAGCTTATCTTTCTTATTTGAGAGATTATGAAGAATTGCCGATAAAATTAAAAAGGTTAAAAGCTAAAGAAATTAAAAATAAATAA
- the rpsP gene encoding 30S ribosomal protein S16 → MVRIRLKKMGKKHYPIYRIVAMDARRSRDSAELGNLGFYIPRRDHFQLNVEMYQEFISKGAQPTKNLLSLIKAQVKLSHK, encoded by the coding sequence ATGGTTCGAATTAGATTAAAAAAAATGGGCAAAAAACATTATCCTATATATAGAATTGTTGCGATGGATGCAAGAAGAAGTAGAGATTCGGCTGAGTTAGGTAATTTAGGTTTTTATATTCCAAGAAGAGATCATTTTCAATTAAATGTGGAGATGTACCAAGAATTTATTTCTAAAGGAGCTCAACCTACTAAAAATCTTCTTTCATTGATAAAAGCTCAAGTTAAGTTATCACATAAATAA
- the greA gene encoding transcription elongation factor GreA, protein MSKHYLTEAKLKELQEQLSHLVNVERPAVLEELKQARSLGDLSENADYDFAKQRQHELEKKIQEIELILKNYSLIDKDKGDTKKRVTGGEKVVEIGSKVRVFHSLTNQEYVYEILGSLDADPEKMKISNESPIAKTILGKPVGGTYQVEGLKKSYYIKILEIL, encoded by the coding sequence ATGTCAAAACATTATTTAACGGAAGCTAAATTAAAGGAGCTGCAAGAACAACTTTCCCATTTAGTTAATGTTGAAAGACCTGCAGTACTAGAAGAATTAAAACAAGCGAGAAGTTTAGGGGACTTATCTGAAAATGCCGACTATGATTTTGCAAAACAAAGACAACATGAATTGGAAAAGAAAATACAAGAAATTGAATTAATTCTAAAAAACTATTCCTTAATTGATAAAGATAAAGGGGATACTAAGAAAAGAGTTACTGGTGGAGAAAAAGTAGTAGAAATCGGCTCTAAAGTTAGAGTTTTTCACTCTCTAACTAATCAAGAATACGTTTATGAAATTTTAGGAAGTCTTGATGCAGATCCTGAGAAAATGAAAATTTCTAATGAATCTCCTATAGCTAAAACTATTCTAGGAAAGCCTGTAGGCGGAACTTACCAAGTTGAAGGTTTGAAAAAAAGTTATTACATCAAAATCTTAGAAATACTTTAA
- a CDS encoding RNA methyltransferase, with amino-acid sequence MAGKSYCKKINRGPKTKTKRREFYFITLFPVDITNWLIHSITLKAIYRSNILFKIINLRQDWNQQVDFTPYGGSSGMVISVAPIYDILEKHNLLNNSHIILLCPRGEKLTQTKARELEQISSSKAIVFICGHYEGIDERIRYFVSEVLSIGDYIISSGTLAASIILESVVRIIPSVISKESLLSESFNNSESEEDLDFPVYAPPKDFMGYKVPDILFSGNQTKINSFRKESKTKKINKKI; translated from the coding sequence GTGGCGGGTAAAAGTTATTGCAAGAAAATAAATAGAGGTCCAAAAACGAAAACTAAAAGAAGAGAATTCTATTTTATAACTTTATTTCCTGTAGATATTACTAATTGATTAATACATTCAATTACTTTAAAAGCTATCTATAGGTCCAATATTTTATTTAAAATAATTAATTTAAGACAAGATTGAAATCAACAAGTAGATTTCACTCCCTATGGAGGGAGTAGTGGAATGGTAATTTCTGTAGCTCCAATTTATGATATTTTGGAAAAGCATAATTTATTGAATAATTCTCACATCATTCTTCTTTGCCCTAGAGGAGAAAAATTAACTCAAACTAAAGCTAGAGAATTAGAACAAATTTCTTCTTCTAAAGCGATTGTCTTTATTTGTGGGCATTATGAGGGGATTGATGAAAGAATAAGATATTTCGTTTCCGAAGTTCTTTCTATTGGAGATTACATAATTTCATCAGGAACTTTAGCAGCTTCTATCATTTTAGAAAGTGTAGTAAGAATTATTCCTTCTGTCATTTCTAAGGAAAGCCTTCTTTCTGAAAGCTTTAATAATAGCGAATCAGAAGAAGATCTAGATTTCCCCGTTTATGCCCCTCCAAAAGATTTTATGGGCTATAAAGTTCCTGATATCTTATTTTCAGGAAATCAAACAAAAATAAATAGTTTTAGAAAAGAATCTAAAACTAAAAAAATTAATAAAAAAATTTAA
- a CDS encoding DNA-directed RNA polymerase subunit alpha, with product MQAFNRFTNFEIESEVLDSSQTSATVVFYPLERGFGNTIGNTLRRLLLSSIPSAAVFAIRVAGLPHEFSPIKGVAEDVTQLIVAIKKLVLKVDEKVIDFEHLKELPIEKWPCLKIRKSKVGIVQAKDIECFAGIEIVNPELKLCEITVEGTSLEVDLYCMVDRGYRSSIENRELLNTLSLIPIDTLFSPVLLVDWKVSEEKTTKYGISDRLKLSVSTNGSIKALDAIWYAAKILVSIFNKISQNDVPLFKVDSSDRELRKEKEESSSISSSPIEDLELSQRTYNILKNSGINTVSELVAYSFDELSEFRNLGKKALLEIQDKLKEAGYKFRESESLLSSS from the coding sequence TTGCAAGCTTTCAATAGATTTACTAATTTTGAAATTGAAAGTGAAGTGTTAGACTCCTCTCAAACCTCAGCTACTGTAGTTTTCTACCCTCTTGAAAGGGGGTTTGGAAATACTATTGGAAATACTTTGAGAAGATTATTGTTAAGTTCAATTCCTTCCGCTGCGGTTTTTGCAATAAGAGTAGCTGGATTACCTCATGAATTCTCTCCAATTAAAGGTGTTGCTGAAGATGTTACTCAATTGATAGTGGCAATTAAAAAATTAGTTTTAAAAGTTGATGAAAAAGTTATTGATTTTGAACATTTAAAAGAGCTGCCTATCGAAAAATGACCTTGTTTAAAAATTAGAAAGAGTAAGGTTGGAATTGTTCAAGCGAAAGACATTGAGTGTTTTGCTGGAATCGAAATTGTTAATCCTGAGTTAAAGCTTTGTGAAATTACAGTTGAAGGGACTTCTTTAGAAGTTGATTTGTATTGTATGGTAGATAGAGGTTATAGAAGTTCGATTGAAAATAGAGAATTATTAAATACTCTTTCTTTAATTCCTATCGACACTCTTTTCTCTCCAGTTTTATTAGTTGATTGAAAGGTTAGTGAAGAAAAAACTACAAAATATGGTATTAGCGATAGATTGAAATTAAGTGTTTCTACTAATGGTTCAATAAAAGCCTTAGATGCTATTTGATATGCTGCTAAAATTTTGGTTTCTATTTTCAATAAAATCTCTCAAAATGATGTTCCATTATTTAAGGTAGATAGTTCTGATAGAGAATTAAGAAAAGAAAAAGAAGAAAGTTCCTCTATTTCTTCCTCTCCAATAGAAGATTTAGAATTAAGTCAAAGAACTTATAACATTCTAAAAAATAGTGGAATTAATACTGTTTCTGAATTGGTTGCTTATAGTTTTGATGAATTATCTGAATTCAGAAATTTAGGTAAAAAAGCTTTATTAGAAATCCAAGATAAATTAAAGGAAGCTGGATATAAATTTAGAGAAAGTGAATCACTTCTTAGTTCTTCTTAA
- the rpsK gene encoding 30S ribosomal protein S11 encodes MSAEEKPKTKKKKLSVSSGIMHIHTSINNIIISLTDPEGNVILQESSGTIGYKGTKKATPYVANLVAAKIGKESKELGVSALAIHLKGIGKGKEIALRTIVGLGFEVTEVADKTPLPHNGCTPCKKPR; translated from the coding sequence GTGTCTGCGGAAGAGAAACCAAAAACAAAAAAGAAAAAATTGTCAGTTTCAAGTGGAATTATGCATATTCATACTTCCATAAACAATATCATTATTTCTTTAACTGATCCTGAAGGTAATGTAATTCTTCAAGAAAGTTCAGGAACTATAGGATATAAAGGAACTAAGAAGGCGACTCCTTATGTTGCGAATTTAGTTGCTGCTAAAATTGGTAAGGAGTCTAAAGAATTAGGAGTTAGTGCATTAGCAATTCATTTAAAAGGTATTGGTAAGGGAAAAGAAATTGCTCTTAGAACTATTGTTGGCCTTGGCTTTGAAGTTACTGAAGTAGCTGATAAAACTCCTTTACCTCATAATGGATGTACACCCTGTAAAAAACCTAGGTAA